The window ggaaaaatgcatTACAAAGCACGTTAGTGTAGGTTTGCCTGGGGATGAGTGAGGACTGGTGAAGGTAATCTTTCTGATAGATGGTAGAGAATTTCTCTTGagaatttgtttctgttgctattaattttctttagtgCAGTTATCTAGACTGTGTGCCTAGCactttaaaattagaaaacttACTGAAAACCTTTATTCACAGCATAGCAGCATAAGGGGAAGgaaggctttttaaaaaccaCATACTCTAGTGTGCTCTTGAGAGGCGTAAACCAGTGGGAAGTTCCCAATATCTGATAATCCGGCTTCTAGAGCACTAGTCAAACATTTTCTGTATATGTAGTTGAGATGTTTATCAATCTTACTGGCATATTGTAAGAATTAACTGAATATCTTCCCCCCCCACGGCCCCCACCCCCGCCGTGGTAGAGCGGATAGTTGTAAATGGATTTCATTTCATATGTATAATCCAGAACAAGAAATATGTCCAGAGATTCCATATTCTTTGAGATAACCTAGATGTTAGCATTTCTCATGGGCTTACTAGTATCTTTTGTTTCCTGAGCCTTCATCTTTGCACAAGGGAAACTGACTTCACATGAGCTGTTGGAAGGTCAAAATGGGGAAAAGTGTGCAACTGtgcctttgcatttttttgactAGTACCTAGGAGGCTACAGTTTCTGGTCTTCTATAAACCTAGATTTAGATCAAACCCAGTTTCCTGATAATCtaggactttatttttttgctaacaTTATGCTCAGCGGTAGCTGAGACATGCATATAAGAATAATGAAGTAACTATTCTTGAAATTTATGtagttttcctctttattctgtttttattttcagtggaatCTGGCTGAAAATCTATTCCAGTTGTTTTCCACCAAAAAGGACAATTTGGAAAATGAAGTCTGAACAAACAGAAACTGTTTCCTTAGGCTGTGCTGCTCTACATGATAGAGAGCCTGGGTACTGGAAGAAAGAATATATCTTCAAACAAATAGCTGCTGTCAAAAGTAGAGTAATGCGACTTGTTAAACCTGTAGATCTTTATACAGGTCTCCCACGTAGAAACAGAGAAGCTATAAAGTAAGCAATGCCTTGTCACAGATGTTTACTCGAGAATAACGTACAGAATATTAATGGCTTTGGAAATGCTGTGGGAATATGGAAAAAGAGCTATAAAATGTATATCATAATGAGAAGATACAATGATAGCCTATAAGTGACCTAGCCTGAGAAACATAAGTAGCAGTTAGTAGAAATTTAGAAATTCTGTTGGAAGCATAGTTTAAGTTTTGTCACTTTGagaacctttttttaaacatccctctcccctctcaATTCCTAAATAACAGAGCCTCTGGCTTGAGTTGGATCATTGTTCTAAAGgacaaaaatggaaaggaaCATGTAATGGAGAAGACAAACATATCATTTAAGGACACATCTGTTACTATACGTTGGTGTAGTACAAATTGGCCATGCTTAGACATCCTGTCAACGTTAAAACTATTTGGAGTTACGCCATTGCTTCCTGACCAAAGTGGAGCTCCCAGCAAGAATGGGTGAGTTTTAACATAGGATTTTTGAGGCTTTTGTTTTTGGTGTAACTGGTTGATAATGTGTCTGTAGGAGCTATCTGACCTTGGTTTGACTTAACAAGTTAATTCTTTCTTAGAAAGTCTCTCTATGGTATTTATTTCAGAGCCTATGCTCTCCTCTTCATTGGTAGAACTTTTTAGCAAGAAATAGATCTAATCCAGTAAGCTATGACATTAATTCATATGTTAATGTAGCTGCTGGCATGCAAGATACAGACTGTTAGGTTCTGCCTTGGAATCTAAGGCATAGATACAAATGAGCGTGAAACAAACATGTACATCTAGGAGAATTCAATGTGAGACATTTGGATTGGAAACAGTTCATCAATGTTTATGTGGCTGTGctactaacatttttttttttctatctgatAGGTATGTATGTGAATTTAGGGAACTTGGTGTTTGGCTGCGTGTACAATACAAGTAGatgcatataaaaaaaatagtccACAGCACAATGTGGGATAGGCGTTGTTTTGTAACTGAAGTGTGTACAatatttttctggctttatATTCTGAGAAaagatgtttaatttaaaagtgtGTATTTGAGTTATGTATGTATTTAGTTGCTGTCAAGGAGTTTTCCACATGTCTGTCTTATGTGTCATTTTAGTATATGCAGTATCAGCTACATGCTGCTTACACAAAACTGCTAGCAGTAGAGCTCTGAAAAGAGAGAGCTGTTGTTCACCTACAAAAAGCATGGTTCCTCAAGTAGAAGCAAAgtatttgctaaaaaaaaaaaaaaacaacaaaaaaaatcaagagaagcCTTTTGTGTAAAGTCAGCTAAACAAGTCTTGCAGTGAAATTATGTGGGAAATGTAGTTGTTTTACCAAGATGATGATTCGTATGTAGAAAATAGTAACAGAAGATCTGCAGGCAGTTAGtgtatttatttcacagaatcataagTTGTTAGAGCTAGCAAATATACATGAAGGTAATGATTTCACAAATATCAGAATGCTACTCGGAATGTTAGGAGTATAAGGAGCTAGTGCAGGGCCTTTGGGAAAGTCCCTGTGTTTATACCAGCCTGACTGACTTAAAGATGGAAAGGGTTGATGTCCCATCTCTGCCCCAAATCTTACAGTTTAAGGTTATGTGACGAAGTTCCTGTCGGTTGCTGTCTTCTAGCAGTGTGTAGTGGTAGGTGATACTATTGTGGTACTATTGGGAAATCTAAGAACAGTTTTGAATATAATAAGAGCCTAAGTCTGTGAAGGGTTTTGGAAAGAGTTTCTTCATTCTGAATAGGTAACGTTGACTcccctttctgctctttttttatgCATCATTAGCCAATAAGAACGCCTGTGAAGTATGAACTTTAGTTAAAGGGTGTTATGGAGCTAAATTGCTTTAACTGCAGGCAAAATCTAGAAATAAtctaaaaaaggaaagcttcCTCTAACAGaagcttttaattttagttGTACAGTTTGATCCTTTCCTTGGAATTTTACTTCAGTGGAGGAAGAATTTACCTTCTTAGTAGCTTGCTTCATACTGTCAAATATTCAGTGATTCCATCTAGTACCAACAtagtattaaaaacaaattataaagTAATTCTGTGGCTATTTTGAAATATTGGGCAAGCACgtaagtttttcttctcttttaagtAGTATATTAGGCCATCCTATGgtggcttttgtttcttttcttgttggGTGTTGAGATCCTGCTACTATGCTGTGGTTGTTCAAAAGTAAAATTTGTGGCTGTGCATGCTGAATGGTTTCAAAACCGTTTTCATCGTGTGCTGTTGGTTGGACttcaaagttaaaaattaaattaggcTGACCTTTTACATAAACAAGGAGACATAATCTTGTTGCTACATTCTACATGTTCTTTTCAAAGACCTCGTCGACATTCCTTAATTGCTGAATACCATTGTGCTAACCTGACTGAAAATAGTATAGCAGTTGGTGCTGATAACCTTGTCCAGCTCTTCAGTCTGAATCCAGGACTCTTAGTAGGACTTTGGAAGGTAAGATAACGTTTTGTTTCAATACGTTATTATGGCTTGAAGAAACAGATTCTTTTGCCTTGTAGTTTGGGATTTGGgaagctttttgggttttggttggtttgtttgttttaaatcttcctctttttttttgattttgaaagGTCTTTTCTAAACTAACAAGAAAATACAGGTAGGGAGAGCTAGTTGATGATTTATTGTACTTTAAACAGCTGTCGCAGGAGTATCTGTACTTAAATCCACCTCTAATTAAAAGAACAGTTATGTATCGTAGTATATTAGATACTGTACTGATGTTATTTCTGtgttcaattttatttattttgcagtcttCACATGACAAAGTTTGATATTCTAAAGCCATTTTAAGTAGAATGGTTTGAGGAGAGATGTACTTCTTCCCCTGACTCATGCCTTGCCCTGTCCCCATCACTTAAAGTGATGAATTCCCACAAGGCAACTTTGCTAGTTGTGTCCATTAATCTATATCACCAGATAGTCGTATCCTGCTCCAGCAGTAGGAACACTGTAAATTGTGCCCTTTTGGGGATATACAGTTCTTATTAAGTGTCTAAGTTAAGGGGTTAGTCTCTGTAGACTGTGTGTAGAgatgaatgtcttcagagagcAGTACAGAACATCTGAAGTAGACTTCTACTCTAGAGCAATTTGCATCTTTGCACTGAATACACTGGGACCTAGGTGTCTTCCTGAAGTTGCGTACAGTTAGGTGCTATGGAAGCCTGTCTATCTCAGGTGTTCTGCTCTTGGACTGAATTCAGAGGTGGCAGccctttctttctccccctGCTGTGTTAATGACGTAGACTTGTATTATTTGGCACCGGCAAGGAGCTTTCCTCAGGGAGCCTGTGAACAGTTGCTCTAAGCTGTGTCTTATTTCCAGCTGGAAACTCTTGCTACCTCAAATGTGCACACTCACCAGAGGAATTGTTTAAAACCACAGTAGGGAGATTTGTTTCACTCTTACTTAAAGGTGTCCATTTCCTAGAAAACTTGAGACTGGCTGACCTGCGTGAGGTTGTCTCAATCTATGAAAAGCTCTGATAAGTGaacagcagggtttttttatcttcagaagTTTAGTAGATTGGTGCCTCTGTGTTGTTGACCCTATGGTCTTGCTAGcacatttctctttccaagCATAGGAAGGGGTACTCTTTCAGCACCTGGAAATGGTTCAATCATAACTAAGTTCCAAAATGCTGTCAAGCATTGAGTGCCTCACTCTAGTGTATTTTTCCTGCTTACTTTTCTGAACAGCTGTTCTTACTCTGTATGTGGCATTAAGGCAGTTACATTAGGCACTTAACTGTAGATGAGTGTAATAATCGTAAATGACACACATCTTTGTTTTTTACACATAGCTTATCTGCGTAACAGAAGATGTTGATGCTAGTAGTTTTGACAACCAAGGACAGGTTATGTGGGCCTTctggtatttcacagaatcacagaatgattagggttagaagggacctctggagatcatctagtccaaccccctaccaaagcaggttcacctagagcatgttgcacagggtcacgtccaggtgggttttgaatatctcagagaaggagactctacaacctccttgggcagcctgttccagtgctctgtcaccctcagagtaaagaagtttttcctcatattgagatggaatttcccatgtttcagtttgtgcccattgccccttgtcctgtcactgggcaccactgagaaaaggctggccccatcctcttgacacctgaacccctaaggtatttgtaagtattgctaagatcccccctcagtcttctcttcttcagactaaacagacccagctctctcagcctttcctcctaagagagatgcttcagtcccctgatcatctttgtagccctgtgctggactctttccagtagttccttgtctttcttgaactgggggacccagaaccagacacagtactccaggtgtggcctcactagggctgtgtagaggtggaggataacttcccttgacctgctggccacgctcttcctaatgcaccccaggataccatcggcctttttggccacaagggcacattgttggctcatggtgagcttgttgtccaccagaactcccaggtccttctctgcagagctgctttccagcaggtcaaccaccagcctgtactggtgcatgggattattcctccctaggagcaggaccctacacttgcctttgttgaacttcatgaggttcctctccactcAGCCTTCTAGCCTGTCCAAttctcactgaatggcagcacagccttctggtgtgtcagccactcctcccagttttgtgtcatcagcaaacttgctgagggtacactctgtccctttgtccaggtcattgatgaataagttgaacaagactggacccagtactgactcctggggaacaccactagccacaggcctccaactagactcagcaccactgatcacaatcctctgagctctgccattcagccactctcaatccacctcactgtccactcatctaacccacactccCTGAGCTTTGCTATGAGGATGTTGTAGGAGACAGTGTCacaagccttgctgaagtcaaggtagacaacatccactgctctcccatcatctacccagccagtcatcctatcgtagaaggccatcagattgaTCAAACATggtttccccttggtgaatccatcTTGACTATTCCTGAtaatcttcttttcctccacgtgcttagagatgacatccagaatgagctgttccatcagctttccagggatggaggtgaggctgaccggcctgtagtttcctgtgTCATCTGTCTTGCCCTTTTCGAAGACTGGAGTGAtgttggccttcctccagtccttaGGCACCTCTCCtattctccatgacctttcaaagatgatggagagtggcttggcaataacatctgccagctccctgaccagtcgtgggtgcatcccatctgggcccatgggtttgtgggtgtccagtttgcctaaatgatctctaacttgatcctcctcaaccaagggaaggtcttcttttctccagactttctctcgtacctccagggtccgggattcctgagggccagccttagcagtaaagactgaggcaaagaaggcattcagtaactccgccttctccgtatcctccatcaccagggcaccctcctcattgagcagcaggcccacattttccctagtcttccttttgctgctgatgtacttgaagaagcccttcttgtccttgatgtcccttgccagatttaattccaagtgggccttagccttcctggtcgcatccctgcatactcagacaaccttcctatattcctcccaagtggcctgtccctttttccacattctgtagacttccttcttccatttgagttttacCAGAAGatccttgctcatccatgcaggtctcctggatAGAGAAAGACTGAGAAACTCTGTGTGACTGATAAATCTCTGTCATTATATGTTTTATAGCTGTAATTTTGCACTACAAAAGTACAGGagtagctaaaaaaaaaagaggttgagTAGGGGATGTCATTTTGTTTGGTAACCCAGGGAGAGGAAAACAATAGTTGCCCACTTTTTAGGACGGTAATAGACTCCTGGCAGTGAATAATTTTGCTATTGACTTATGTCTTTGCAAATGTGggactttaaaaatatatttttattttaaaaaagagagctgaaatcctaacattctgtgtgctTGGAAGTAAATAGATACCTTTGACTCTGCTTAGTTCTCACATTGAGCTCTGAAGTTTTCTTTGAGCTATAAAGGCCTATAGAAGTATGTCTTATCATTTTCCCAGGAGTACATAATCTGGTGAAGATATCTGGAGTTTTATGTGACATTCAGTATTTCTATTGAATAGAGTCTATTTTACATATATTGTGTACTCTTgtgaaaaggcagcagcagttaTAGGAGTCCAAGTGTTAGAGCAAGCCATTATTAACATCGTTACAGTAACTGCAGAGTAATAAGCAGCAGCATTTATCTATGAATTTTAATGCTCAGGAAggctgtatgaaaaaaaaatgtttccagatgAAAATACATCTACTTTAATTAacttttcaggagaaaaatgaaattgcttttgTTATGGCGAGTCTTCATTATCATCAACTTATTGAGAGAAGCACTTTGGGTTCTGCTACTGTGTAAGTTTTGGTTTCTCCTTTGTGGGtaataaaaataaccttttgaATAAAGCTTTGAGTTTTACAGCTAAAATTGGCTGCTGGTAAGAGGTTTATATTTAGGCAGCAATTAGCTATTCTTGTTTAATATAAACAACAATTATGGTAACTATATACAAAGCTATAGAAGTATTTTCATAGTAAAATGTTGCTATTGTTGTGCTATTAAGGAGCTAATTTAGACGTACAAGTGTACTAGTACTTGCTGTATTGAGAAAGTTAGAAATACACTACACATACTTTCTCCCTTTTCATAAGCAgactttttattccttcttcctATCTGAAAGACCTAGAAAAGAGGGAGACATTTTAGGAAGTAGGAAAATAATCTTTAGCTGTgtgagaggggagaaaaaaattctagtaAACTGATAAAGTTTATCTTTCAGTCCTATTGAAAAACTACTTGGATTTCTTATGAAGTATTTGTGTATAAGTGTATATTGCAGTGTATAATCTAATACCTGTTTATACACTGTAAACTGTTTAAAAAGACGGAGTTTTTTAGCTTTAGAGGATGATTTTGGGGATTTATttcccccccagcccaccccctcAGCTTTCTGCTCAGATACTGTTGTATCTACTGGTAGTCTTATGTGCCTGCTATAACTTAGCATGGTTCTTTTCACACAGAAAGTAAGACTTAACACCATCTCCTTTACTACAAAATAGGATCCTGTGTAGGAGCTGCTCAGTTCCATCTGGGATTTGGCTTCTTCTAGTCATTTGTGTGCAGTAGTTTCTGTTTTACGTTAGGCACAGACAAAATTATTCAATAAGTACTATTCCAGAGAATTCTGTAGCTAGTTGGCTTTTAGATTTGTAGTTAagatgatgcatttttttttgcataaacaaGTCCATATTTTGGAGTTTAACAGATGTAGCTTTTAAAGTTGGCTGCcatattttctgcctttggcTAGGCTGGACAGCAGGTTAAAAGTATTAGACGCTGTATTAGACATCTTAAAAGAAGTGTGATGAACTAgagatgtttcattttcaaaatcattaataaagaagaaaagttgtatcttctaataattttttcccttcttacaACCTCTCTTAAAACGATAGTCTCCGTGTAAGGCTGTTTACTATATCTCTTTCTATTAAGTCATTCCCCATTGCTtaattctattattattatttttttaaagtcaatatGCCCTTCCACCTAATAAACCTGTATTAGATGATGTTGACCCAGAATATGGACTGCATGACTATAGTCTACATCTTGATATGCACGGTGGAAGCTGCACGTACCTGTGTGGAACATTCAAGAACCTCTTCTGCAGAAAAGGTAGAGTTGACAGAACAGtaatgtctgtttttaaaatgatccTTGCTGTTATGTTTCCCCTCTTGTATCTGAAactgaaatggatttttaagaGTAAGCTTTTTTGTTCATTGTGTGATTTCTTTATATCCGCATGGTGCGTTGTGTGGTGTCATAAGCTTGCTCTGTATGAAGTCTGCCTGCAATTACTTTGACATAACGTCGGGCCTGAGACAGAAGTTCTGCAGATTGTCAGGATATTTTCCTTTGGTTCAGTGCTGAGTTAATAATGTAGTGGCA of the Nyctibius grandis isolate bNycGra1 chromosome 3, bNycGra1.pri, whole genome shotgun sequence genome contains:
- the FBXO15 gene encoding F-box only protein 15 isoform X1, producing the protein MATGHGRALWPYGRGAALAADVAAPPGAAEAGPPRPFTPAAVAAAAPGLGRATGLKNRSRSFATRPGKCSETGTAGIKSLYLTPSIKPRPNLCIESMPSEMLMKIFSYLDVVSLLSVGCVNKHFYHLANDNGIWLKIYSSCFPPKRTIWKMKSEQTETVSLGCAALHDREPGYWKKEYIFKQIAAVKSRVMRLVKPVDLYTGLPRRNREAIKASGLSWIIVLKDKNGKEHVMEKTNISFKDTSVTIRWCSTNWPCLDILSTLKLFGVTPLLPDQSGAPSKNGPRRHSLIAEYHCANLTENSIAVGADNLVQLFSLNPGLLVGLWKEKNEIAFVMASLHYHQLIERSTLGSATVQYALPPNKPVLDDVDPEYGLHDYSLHLDMHGGSCTYLCGTFKNLFCRKGDIANGYFRLTVVSLKDNTKHLPLIGTVGLSWETDVFKGNVKDCYVMDVTLLDETEKLFWCFSAPVYMKLSSEASSLYDYMGHIYTTDYADSEGKVCVELVWLEKNKEYIIVNLVLYISTKKVNNWYGTNY
- the FBXO15 gene encoding F-box only protein 15 isoform X2 produces the protein MAMGRGRALRSFATRPGKCSETGTAGIKSLYLTPSIKPRPNLCIESMPSEMLMKIFSYLDVVSLLSVGCVNKHFYHLANDNGIWLKIYSSCFPPKRTIWKMKSEQTETVSLGCAALHDREPGYWKKEYIFKQIAAVKSRVMRLVKPVDLYTGLPRRNREAIKASGLSWIIVLKDKNGKEHVMEKTNISFKDTSVTIRWCSTNWPCLDILSTLKLFGVTPLLPDQSGAPSKNGPRRHSLIAEYHCANLTENSIAVGADNLVQLFSLNPGLLVGLWKEKNEIAFVMASLHYHQLIERSTLGSATVQYALPPNKPVLDDVDPEYGLHDYSLHLDMHGGSCTYLCGTFKNLFCRKGDIANGYFRLTVVSLKDNTKHLPLIGTVGLSWETDVFKGNVKDCYVMDVTLLDETEKLFWCFSAPVYMKLSSEASSLYDYMGHIYTTDYADSEGKVCVELVWLEKNKEYIIVNLVLYISTKKVNNWYGTNY